The genomic DNA TATGAGCAGTGGCATTTTATGTTTGCCTTCTGCTGTTAAGAAAGTTTGACCTATGGACTCTGGAAGGTGTCTGTGTAACATCCCTCTGAAGTTCTCAATGTTATCACTGTCAGCACGTGTTTTCTCAGCAACACTACTTAAAAGTTGGTACGCCGAGGCAAACTCTTCCTCAACAACTGGCTTGCCATGTGGTTCTAATATCTTACCCATTTTCACAAGGTCTGGACATTGATCTTTTTTGCGTCCAGATATTAATATCTTTATTGCACTTAATAATTCCAGCGACTCAGGGTATTCTCTAACGAACTGATTGAACGCCCTTGAAGCTGTAAGGTTTAAACTTTTACCAGTGAGGTATTCCAGGATACGAGGAGCGCAGTCAGAGACCGAATTGCCAGAATAAGCAACTCCAACTACAAACTCTAGAAAATGATCCTTTAAAATGTCAAAGTCCTTTCCCATAGGTTGGGCAGTTTCCATAGGTAGGACAACACTTAACAACTCTTCAAGAACAAAAAGTTCCGGATGATGGGGCACATACTTGCCATTCTCTGAACTGGAATCATAAAACCCTTTGCTTTCAGCAACACGAAACAAGTGGTTGATGATTTTCTGAGTGGCTAATGCAGAGGAACTGCATGCATAGAGCAAAAAGAACTTATAATGGACCATGATCTTCAGGAACGTGTCAATTGTCTTCAAATAATGGCAGCCTTTCTCCACATGTTCCTGGGACTCGGATTCAAGGAGCTCACTCAGGCGCTTGCCAGCCAGGTACTCCTGGAAAGACGCATGAAAGAATTTGTACACAGGCTTGAGCATTTGGGCTGTGAACTTACTCAATAAACCCAGATGGATAGCCTCTTCAGCATCAATTCCTGCATCTTCAAGGTCTTTATCACTGAACTCAAAGCGCTGGTCAAACAGTCCGTCTAAGGCAAGGTCTCCACAGAATGATATCATGCATCTCATCTTTTCTGATTGACGGAGGTGCTTCAGCTTAATATAGTGCAGGTAAGCTTTACAAATAGCACTGTTATGTGTATTCTTTTGGGGGTACTGGACCCACAGAGCACAAACAGCAATAGTGAAAAGTGGTGTTTTTAAAATGCCTTGCAATGACTGTGACATGCCCAACTGAACAAAAAAACCTTCCACAAGACTAATGCTGTGGGAGAAGAGATTCTTCAAGATAAATACAGCGCTGTACACTGGGAATGCTGCGATCGTGAGCACTGAAGATGCGTACTGACGCACTGCTGCTGTTCTGTTCGTTTGGACTCCAATGACCACACTGACTTTATTCATGTGGTTCTTCACAATCAGATCTTGAATGCATTTCGGAGCTGAACCTGCAGCACCGTAATCATCCAGCAGGAATAAGACCTGGTCTTTCAGGTGGTAGATAATATCATTGATAGACTCCTCAGTCAGGTGTGTCCCTGTGCTGCACAGCTCTTCTGAGATTGCTCCAGCCAGGCTCTGACCATTGCTCAGTGAGTTCAGAGAGAGGTAAAATACCAGCTTGAACCTCTGTAGCACAGGACAGCTCCCAGATGCCCACAGAATTGCAATTCTCCTGAGCAAGGCTGATTTTCCACTGCCCACTTCCCCTTCGACAACTGTGATGCGGCTCAGATCCCTCAGAAGGACAGGAAGGGACACTTGATGGACTGGCTCGTTTTTCAGGCTCTTAGAAACCAGGGGAAGCCAAGCAAACAGACTTTTGAGGTCCGGGGTAGTATGCACAGAGTCAGATAATGAAAAGATTTTCCTGAAGTTTAAGCTATTATACGTTTTCCTCAGCTGAACAAACAAGCCCTTTGCTTTTAAAAACCAAATGTTTTCTTCTGGACTTTGgtctgtaaatttaaaaaaaaatgtaaaacctgtCAATGTTTTAAAATCCCAGACAAGGTATCTCTAagcataataatattataataatagtcAGTACTTATTTGAAGGACACaagatattttattatttgcGCATTTATAGACATTGTTGTTTTGGAGATAAACAGCAGCATTTTCTTCTTATGGGAAAACCCCATGTCAAATTTGAATCTGTGCCATTGCTCAGGTAAACACATTTGCCAATGCATGGGTTTCAGGAAAATGATTAACACTGTTGAAAAGAGGGGTACTTAAATACTAAAATATTACTGAGTATTTTGTAAAGACCCTTGAAGACTGCAAGATAATTCATTTCAAAAGCTTCATTGTGCTCCACATCAGTATTTTCAGGTTTGAGCATGCCCTGTTCCTAATAtatgaaatggattttcaaagctgtTTGGTCTCCATGGATGTCCAGTGTGTTTATTCCACTCTCTTTCAAGCTAAGCGAATAGTCCTGCACCCAAACCATATATCCTTTGTTAAATGCTTTCCCCTTTACCTGCGCTAATATAATGTTATTGTAGTTTTAGCAAAATTACACAAAGCTGTTAAAACAAACACCCTGTTCACCTCATTATTAGCCaggcctgtgtgtatgtgtgcatgtgcatgAATGCATCATTTACTACAGTTACCTGTGATGGATGAGCTTGTTCCTTCTAAAGCACTCCAGACTGTGTTCTCCAGATCAGctgcttctgcctgttttttaaGTTTTTGAGCAAAAGCTTTATAGATGAACTTTTCAGAATATTCATTCAACACAGCCCGTTCCATTACAATGTGAAACATACTGTTTGAATAACCAAAAGTACCAAAAGCAACCTGCAGCCAGACAGTGTAAAGGGTGaggcagtggttagggctctggacacttgaccagagggtggtgggttcactcccaggtgggggacactgctgctatacccttgagcaaggtactttacctagattgctccagtaaaaaaaaaaacaactgtatgaataggtaattgtatgtaaacataatgtgatatcttgtaacaattgtaagtcgccctggataagggcgtctgctgagaaagtaataataataataattttggttcTTATTATCTTTAAGAGTCTATCAAATGTATTTGATTGACTATACTGTTAGATTAGAATATTACCTCATTCGAAGTTGTTAATTTGCTTGTACTCTCACTCTCGTCTTTGACTGCTCTCATGCAACAAACCAACTGGCAGCTGGAAAACAGGTAAATGGtttcaaaaacaacattttgaatgACCATTTATTCATCTGCAGAAACTGCATTCCTAAAGGGGGATTGCTGGGTGATGAAGAAGGCTCAATCACTAGCCTTTCATCCTGGTGTGAATGTGCTTCAAGTCAAAGGGGGATTCATTGTTTGGTCTCTGCTTAGTCCCCAATGGTCCTCAGCGTATTAGGTATCTTTTTATATaagaatttctttttttccccaaacgtTACCTTGGATTATGTTTAGCATGCTCTGTCCAAGGATCGTCCTCCAACTTCCACTGTATTAATCTTGTACCACACTGAAAGCACTGGACAGCGTCTCCAGTACCTAGGATGTAAGGTTGGTCTTTTTAGGAATATTATAGTGCATATTGCACAAGACACCTAGGGTAGGTTAGTATTAAGACTGTTTTGTGATACATATGACACAAGTATCCAATCACGGGTATCTATTTTATTAACTTATTTCCAGCACCTCTCCATGTAAAAATTCCATGTCATTAAAGTATAAATAGGAAAAAGGAGACAAAAGACTTTTACTGTACCTGTATAGAAAAACCCAGCCTTTGCAAGCATGCTGGGGTCTGCTTTAGCATCTTCTGGCCATGTTTTAAAGGAGTCCAGACGAACCTCCTCATATTTAAAGATGGTTGTGATGACCTCCGAGTTGCCTGAGAGGTGTAAAACTCGAATGTAATGCTCTACTTGTTGTGTGTCAtgtatttaatgaaaataaaatggccAGGTTAGAGTTTTTAATcagaatacatatataaaaattgcCAGGTTAGAGTTTTTAATAAGAATACATATATAAGAAGGAGGCTGACTGTCTATGCATGTACTTTTATATCACACTTATTTTTCAGATCAGCCAaagcaacaaaaaagaaaagtaacaGGGTCTAATCACATCCTGTGTGGTAGGTCATTTACTATAGTGCAGCTGGACCACTGGAGTGAAAATGAACTACAACCGCAAATGCTGATAATGCTAAAGAGAGGTCAAATTGGGTTAGAAATACAGCTTTGCTTTGTATCTTCAAATAAATAACCTGTTTCAGTTGGTTTCTCCAGATCTAGCCAAACTTCTGAGCAGTAATGTTTTGCCTAGAAATGCAAGCAAATAGaaattttacatacatttttttttatatatttgcaaTACAGTTTTGTGACACAAcgcacatttttaaatacaccttGCTTAAGTAGGCTTTGCTGTCACCTTTTTCCTTTGCTTTATGTAATATTTGTATAGGAAGCACAGAGAAGCACAACAGCTAAGCAGGTATGTAGCCTGTTGGATTGGCTAATCAATGTTTGTAAATTACAACTGAATGTGTGAGCAGCCCTGCACACACCCCTGTACCTGTTCTGCTTCCCTGCAGTGCTGGATTTCAGCACTTTCCCTACAACGTCTTTCAAGTCAGTTCATCACAGTCACAAGGTCTCAGAACAATGTAGAAATTCAGGCTTGGGAAACGACACACACGACACAAGATCCTATTGTTAGGCAGAAACAGAAAGTGTTGCAGATATTACAGTGAGGAACATTACAGAACTGCATTACCGTGACTGCGTGAAACCCTTCATAACTCTTTGTGTACTTTGCAATTTCTTCACTTGATTTCTTGCTCTTCACATATTCACATCTAATTCGGATGAAAAAAGAACGAGATAAGAAACAGATTTTTGAAGCTTCATTTTTATTAACGAGTCAGACTGAAGTTCCCTTTTCTGCGTTTACACGACACAACCACGTCGCTGTTTGTAGCAGCGATTGGAGTTGTGTGAATTATGATTGTGACGGTGTAAATCATACACAGATAATAAAAACTAACAAAGTATCCCACATCGACGCTGTAATCCTGTTATTACCGGAGGAAACAAAACCAGCTTTCATTTGGAAAGCGAGCAGTAGTAACCATGAAGTGAAAGGTGTTCTCACTTCATATTTATTCATAGTCAATTTCCTAGAAACATTAGTGCTGTGTAGTCCTAAACACATTCTTTTATATATGATTCTATAGCAGTGCTTCTTGCTATGGGTTATCTGAGTGGTTAGCAGCATTCCCGGTTTAATCTTATAGTTTAAGCATGTATTAATGAAACGGAAGCCCACACTCTGTGTATTATGTGCATGTGCCTTTGCTCACTTACTCTGGAAACCATTTGCAGTGTTCTTTCCAGGGATCATCATCTACCTCCCAGTTAGCCAGAGCCCCACCACAGCAACAGCACTGCACTCTGTCCTTTACACCTGTGCAGTGAAAGGgaatcacacacacagtgtaatcCCTATTGCTGTATGTACTCCAcaccaaaacacatacaaaatccTGATCATTcgctttatattttttaatattctaTGCAGAAAGATAAGTTTCATGAgagacatgtttttaaatgttacaactGTAAGCATCAACCTCTCTTTGTGAACTTGGGTGTTTTTCTCACATAGCCAGTATTATGGGTTTTACAGTTAACACAGTACATCATCGCCCTCATTGGCATTGAGCAGTATAGCATTACATATTATAAACGTTGCAGCTGTACTCAAAAGGTGGCTGATGCAATCCTGGAGAAGAGATTGAAAAAGACTTGTACTTGAAacttttgccattgaatttgagtttcttttaatatttcttaatgcaggaggattccctggtgctgtaaaaggCTCTAACACTATCCTGTGATGGCATATCCTGCTGGGTTATAGGTTGATTAAATAGGCTCCAGAGCGGAATGGTAATCTTCTCTTCTGGGGCAATGCCTAAAGAAATATCGGACACCCACTTTACCCCCAAAagctttttatatacagtacatggccAATACAATGACTGATACTGCCATTGACCAAAATGACCCCTCATTTCCTCAAATCAACTTAATCAACTTACCAGTAAAGAAAAAGCCAGCGGCTGCCAGCGAGGCCGGGTCTGTTTTGGAATAGAAAGGCCAGTCTTTAAAGGACTCCAGCCTGAACTCCTCACTCCTGTAAGCGTCCACTCTCTCCACGGCAACAACCTCTCCTCTCTGAACTTTGACCTCATATTTTGGTATGTTGCCCACATCTATACCTTTAATGAAGTCACAGTCTGGCCTTGACTTTTGATGGCAAACATATGGAGTTTTACTGATACTCATTGTGCAAAGCACTAACCCACAGCAGAAGCACTGCATGCTGGAGTTTATGCCTGTGCTGTAGAACCCATTCTCAGCCATCTCCTCAGGAGACCAGGACGAATATGTCTCTAAACATTCAAAGGTTTTCAGTCTTTTCAGCTCGCTTCTCAGCGCATGACTGTACCCCTGGGGTCTCTGCTCTCGTATTTTTTTATACTCTGCCTCCATTTCGGCCACAAATTTCACCATGTCTATATTCATCATGGGTAGTTTAGCCTGCAGGGTAGCTGGATCTAACTCCCAGTTCTGCTCCGCCATGATctgtgtaaaatgaaaataaatacaaattaaaaagtgtCAGTAGCAACATCCCCAGCCGGGGCTGCAAATTCAAAATGAGAACCATCAGCAGAGTGACAGTAAGTGTATGACTTATAAACAGCATGTAGAGAACAGTAGAAAATAAGAGTGGCCAATGAAATGTTTAGATAACAGATGGAAATGATGTTAACACCAAGGTTCATACACATTGGATTAGTGTAAGTGTAAATAAATCTATGGCTTAAAAAGCTTGGAGTTCTTATCATGTTACCAAGACTCTGGTAGTGTAGCTGTATTTGAGACAGGAGTCGGACAGGTGTGTGTGGATATTgtatagcaaaaataaatatatacaaaataattacatttggggctcccgagtggcgcatccagtaaaagcacttgctagagtgcaggatgcgctctatagcctggacgtcgccggttcgagtccaggctattccacagccaaccgtggacaaGAGCTCCcaggggtggcgctcaattggccgagcgtcgttcAGGGGAGGGAGCcgagggtgtcctcggctcaccgcgcaccagcgacccctgtagtctggcctggcacctgcgggcttgcctgtaatctgcccagagctgcgttgtcctctggcactgtagctctgaggcggctgcatggtgagtctgcagagtgtaaagaagcgggcctAAAAatagcctaaaaataattgagcatttcaaattggggagaaaataataaaaactaattggcaacgactaaattaaaaaaaaaaactaaacaaattaataattacatttggtGCCAGTAGTGAATACAGTTTGTTGTTGATGAGAATGttacaataaaactaaaacaattccatactttttttttttttttttttttaatagtacagATGCCTGCCCGTCGCTGTTCTTTGTGAAATTACATGGCACTGCAAACTCTTATTGTAAATTTTGAAACATTTCCTCATTTAAAAGAGGTAAAACACAGATTATAATAAAATAAGATACGTCGTGTaacctttattttaaatgtaatgcatacacatattgtagcgatcttctCATTTAACACAAGAAGGCGCAACACACACACTGGAAGAACGCaagcgcgaacccgggacctctcacactaaagcatagcgccgatacctcCATACAAAGGAGCCGGCTTCTTTTGCAAGGTGCGTATATCGGGTTTACATAGGGCTTATGTCtacgtgtgtgattacgtcacctactaacactgctgctgccttcccccatatatatagtttgagaaaaaggaaaactgctgtgtaccaaaatgatcaataagaaaaaagaaaaaaagaaaaggatatttcaggtacttaaaaaggtagaataatcaattatcaggacgtttcggactacaagtccttcatcggaattcatgcgaccacctttattaagcgaccacctgtctaacgagaccagcgaccacaattctcttacccagcaacagactcaaacctgtattaagcacccttacacagggctattgttataagaaaaatatggttttaaatggtacgtctTAAATTTAAAGGAATTCATGACTCGACTTGGTGATTCTGTTTCACTgtcttcattattcgaacacaagagcaagcaatgacattaatcacttcccccagatacTACTTTAACTAGTTGCATTTCGTTCTcacacttgcctgggaactaccGGTAGCTTCCAACGTGtctgtttcgtgttgtgttgttctttctcgctaatttaacagaatgttctcataactAGGATGCAGCGGTTTgagacttaaaggcaaaccgttcaaaggaaaataaacaccaaaaacttcaagccatacttataagagtatgaaaacaatgtgcgcggtaatcgaaaaagatctcatgcttatgctggcgttgatttcaggatgcaatgaatcaacacgtacctgaaaggcaggcaaaggatttaaaacattctgtgtgacctgagacagttGTTCATTGCGAAATGTTACGTCACTTCAACTTTAAACACTCCTACATTGCAAAATGTTACTTGTTTCCACATTCAACGAGAGGGAAAACAGATTATACTTATTGTGTTAATAATATAAACCACGCTTCAAATGACTACCATGTTTGTATTGTAAGAACacctttttaatattttgttagaCTACACATTTGCTGCCCGttagttttagtttttatacTCACAGCCTTCGCTGATAACTTGTTTTGTAGAACACCTTTCTGCTCTCCAATCCAGTATGCTGCAAATTATTTCGATGCCTTCAGAGAAAAGCCTCAATCTTTTAAGGTACAGAAGTATTTTCAGATGAGTTTAAAACTCTCTTTGTGTCGTGGACGTCCTTTGATAGTCCCACTTCAATAAAAGACTCTGTCCTTCTGGGTCCTGTCCTGAGTGTAATGTTATGCAACCACGGGGATTCCTTTTTATGCAAACACTTCCTCAAACGCTCACGGGACTATTCTTTCGCTTGAGTCAGGTTTAAGATATCAACCGTTTCAGTTTCAGTTCTCCATCAAGGCAgcgcttttaaaaatgtttcaaattcGAACTACAGGTGTTATTTTGCGGTAAGTGTTAAAGTGGTACACCATGTAGCAGCAAATTAAtaactttaactgatgagcaacaaactgggttatctaaaattgtaaacatacacGATGTTGTGGGTGAACTACAGTTGGTCTTGTTCCTAGTGATTTGTCCAGTCGTCAATCACAGCACTGACAGCTTAGTATTTTCTGACGTTTCAGTGGTCAAGTTTTGGTAtgtgtaccactttctggccctacaccggtAAGTGGTCGTGGTGGACACCGTCTAAAGAAAGACtttaaagataaaataaaatgtcaacagCCAAAAAGCAatgcagttcatttttttttttaaacttttatttgtcAAATACAAAGAATATTCAATCGTTGGACAACCTAAGCCAGAAGCCAGGGATGTATGTCCTTAATCATGTAGTGGACCAGTTAAAATCAGGAAAGGTAATTAAAAGGAATCAGGTAGGTTCcaattaaaaacatgaatgaTCCGCATTCAGGCAGTGTTGTGTTACAGTGTATGAGCCTGAATGATCCGCATTCAGGCAGTGTTGTGTTACAGTGTATGAGCCTGAATGATCCGCATTCAGGCAGTGTTGTGTTACAGTGTATGAGCCTGAATGATCCGCATTCAGGCAGTGTTGTGTTACAGTGTATGAGCCTGAATGATCCGCATTCAGGCAGTGTTGTGTTACAGTGTATGAGCCTGAATGATCCGTATTCAGGCAGTGTTGTGTTACAGTGTATGAGCCTGAATGATCCGCATTCAGGCAGTGTTGTGGGAGATATGGACAGGGCTTTCGACCAAATGAAGTGCCACAAATGTAGGAAGAGTTCATAAAGGCATTAAGGCCCTCACTGGTTGGTAACAGATTAAGGATTTGGGTGTTTTTTTGATCTATGCCAAACAAACTGGAAATGATGGTGACATTATGAACAAAGCCAAACCTTTCCCAGTGGCTTAGTGGAAGGGGTATGACAGAATAGTTTGCAAATGTGAAGCAAAAATGATACGggaaagaaataataattgtaacatGAACAGTATATAAAAACGGCAGTAAGAGGTTAAGAAATGTGGCAAAAACCCCAAACATTATCATCAGCGACAGGTGATGTGAACGGTGCAGCGGCAGCTTTGCAAAACCTCTGcctcaaataattattttgtccTGTATGGAACCCACAGTAAAATTTGACCGAGAGATTAATTAAAAACACTTATCCACTGactatgaagccaatatctcaaacgGTCTGGTCTTTATCATTTAGCCTtcgccaagaaaaaaaaaaaaacaatgatattgtagtatttttttattttttatttacaacaaatacaaagtacagaactatttaaaaaaagcacttgtGGTTTTCTCGCCAGTGTGACTTGCTGATATCCAAATGGACGAGTCATGCTGAAAAACATTGCATTCCTCTCCCTGGGAGAGAAGTCcacctaaaaacaaacacagagaaaGTCAGTCTCCAGAATCAATTAAACAAGGGGACACAATTGCATGCAGCACTAATAGGGGCAGAATTTGACAGTTTTAGGACATAGTGAATGTATGACATGGGCAAATTTCCACTATGTGTAGAGTGTGCttgtggggagagagagagagagagagagagagagagagagagagagagagagagagagagagagagagagagaaataaaaatcAGTCTTTACCAGATTGTTTCTCAACAGAGTAGTTTTTATTCAATAGAAATCTTCATAGCTTACAATTCTGTTGCATTTCAACAGATTGGGTAATCTTCCACAGTACAGAGAATTACAAAAGTATTTCCCTTTTTTCTGTTCTTACAAGCTAGCAGTAGTTAATACCCagtccaagtagcttttctaattggtgcaacagaaagatggacactggggcgggttttattctcagttgatctggcgcttcattggtgcactgagTGTTTATGCTGTAgtgggcgtggtatggtatcaattccacagtgtcattaactttattacAAGCGTTTCTTTCTgaagtttgttatatatatttttaataaaatgacatCTCTAAACAAATGAATGAAGTGAAGTgcatttggaagtattttgaggaaccagacgagaaaaccgtggtttgtaaataattatgctaaacaaaattgctgtaccacaaaaacacattcaatgcttcaccatttgaaatgaaaacattcagaattactgtggatggagttactgatggcagtaaaaagcaaacatccgtaataaacagaacgctccaggtggcgactgacatttatttagtccTTACATCCCTATGAATACGCGTAACATGATTTTTacaaaggacgtttttttttggtttttttcaatattaactcAAAGAAGGCATACGTGTAAAGTATGTATAGGCTTTAAATTTACTAGTATACTTTTAAAcaaattgtttgtttaaaaaaaattaaatgtccttgatatctatgtaatttgtcaatatatactgtatattatatatataggaaTTTGTGTATTTAATAGATTCtgtaacgtgtttttttttttttttaaattattggttttgttttttgatataatagaatttaaaattaaaaaaataaaaagtttagtttATTGGCTTCCCTTTGTGCCCACCGttgggccagcacaggtacattttcaatagtgcagcactaatacaaagagagacatttactaagatacaaataataatatatatgcttttaaaaagaccaaattcctattgggcttattttttttattgattttctagATTCTACTGATTgtttagtattacatgcaggacagctgatataagatcgttaccttcatttaaaatgtgcacggataaatcaactaatgcccataaattaaccaatcgaAAATTGTAATTCAGTGACAGCCCTGATTtcaagtctttgcgatgttaaaacgttatttacttatttagggcttctttgcttagaaaatattaaccagggctgtcagtgtATATCAGAATGgaatataaagtgtgtgtgtgtgtatagcatttaaacattcataaaaatgtaccaaaagcacatcccaaactttttatatatatacagtatatatcttgcAACAACTCAACTGGCTtggagagcccc from Acipenser ruthenus chromosome 2, fAciRut3.2 maternal haplotype, whole genome shotgun sequence includes the following:
- the LOC117403782 gene encoding baculoviral IAP repeat-containing protein 1-like isoform X2; amino-acid sequence: MAEQNWELDPATLQAKLPMMNIDMVKFVAEMEAEYKKIREQRPQGYSHALRSELKRLKTFECLETYSSWSPEEMAENGFYSTGINSSMQCFCCGLVLCTMSISKTPYVCHQKSRPDCDFIKGIDVGNIPKYEVKVQRGEVVAVERVDAYRSEEFRLESFKDWPFYSKTDPASLAAAGFFFTGVKDRVQCCCCGGALANWEVDDDPWKEHCKWFPECEYVKSKKSSEEIAKYTKSYEGFHAVTAKHYCSEVWLDLEKPTETGNSEVITTIFKYEEVRLDSFKTWPEDAKADPSMLAKAGFFYTGTGDAVQCFQCGTRLIQWKLEDDPWTEHAKHNPSCQLVCCMRAVKDESESTSKLTTSNEAEAADLENTVWSALEGTSSSITDQSPEENIWFLKAKGLFVQLRKTYNSLNFRKIFSLSDSVHTTPDLKSLFAWLPLVSKSLKNEPVHQVSLPVLLRDLSRITVVEGEVGSGKSALLRRIAILWASGSCPVLQRFKLVFYLSLNSLSNGQSLAGAISEELCSTGTHLTEESINDIIYHLKDQVLFLLDDYGAAGSAPKCIQDLIVKNHMNKVSVVIGVQTNRTAAVRQYASSVLTIAAFPVYSAVFILKNLFSHSISLVEGFFVQLGMSQSLQGILKTPLFTIAVCALWVQYPQKNTHNSAICKAYLHYIKLKHLRQSEKMRCMISFCGDLALDGLFDQRFEFSDKDLEDAGIDAEEAIHLGLLSKFTAQMLKPVYKFFHASFQEYLAGKRLSELLESESQEHVEKGCHYLKTIDTFLKIMVHYKFFLLYACSSSALATQKIINHLFRVAESKGFYDSSSENGKYVPHHPELFVLEELLSVVLPMETAQPMGKDFDILKDHFLEFVVGVAYSGNSVSDCAPRILEYLTGKSLNLTASRAFNQFVREYPESLELLSAIKILISGRKKDQCPDLVKMGKILEPHGKPVVEEEFASAYQLLSSVAEKTRADSDNIENFRGMLHRHLPESIGQTFLTAEGKHKMPLLILNVLHVDGIDEKDCKNLMVLFSVSEQVELTLSNSEGFLESIQPALEIYKGIFRKIEVHCTHLSKREEELIVSMSALQSLHLRFRQVPEHLIQNLDTFSHLKELSIDGPNDSKVFDKIPNGFGSLHRMEKLIIKNVTLVEDSSRLARFVQQFSNLQVFHLSCSICPGLADIITSLANCKKLENISFRGSTHCDLDDLPFVSSLPNFKNLKILDLKSQHFAKHEEAACFARALGSLACLEELNLPSGNGVKSTISTVIEQFQHLRHLRILSATLVLVDSNLHELAKAAKEGHLQAIQILDLAANHDITDSGWRNFFLTLDGMPNLKQLTLGRLYTHSLQPGDSTVRAFVQCVSRLRSLMTIVMFGWLLDTEHFTMFNKMKEQHPQSKCLSIMWKWVLPFAPVIQDGAP
- the LOC117403782 gene encoding baculoviral IAP repeat-containing protein 1-like isoform X1 — protein: MQPPQSYSARGQRSSGQITGKPAGARPDYRGRWCAVSRGHPRLPPLNDARPIERHPWELLSTVGCGIAWTRTGDVQAIERILHSSKCFYWMRHSGAPNIMAEQNWELDPATLQAKLPMMNIDMVKFVAEMEAEYKKIREQRPQGYSHALRSELKRLKTFECLETYSSWSPEEMAENGFYSTGINSSMQCFCCGLVLCTMSISKTPYVCHQKSRPDCDFIKGIDVGNIPKYEVKVQRGEVVAVERVDAYRSEEFRLESFKDWPFYSKTDPASLAAAGFFFTGVKDRVQCCCCGGALANWEVDDDPWKEHCKWFPECEYVKSKKSSEEIAKYTKSYEGFHAVTAKHYCSEVWLDLEKPTETGNSEVITTIFKYEEVRLDSFKTWPEDAKADPSMLAKAGFFYTGTGDAVQCFQCGTRLIQWKLEDDPWTEHAKHNPSCQLVCCMRAVKDESESTSKLTTSNEAEAADLENTVWSALEGTSSSITDQSPEENIWFLKAKGLFVQLRKTYNSLNFRKIFSLSDSVHTTPDLKSLFAWLPLVSKSLKNEPVHQVSLPVLLRDLSRITVVEGEVGSGKSALLRRIAILWASGSCPVLQRFKLVFYLSLNSLSNGQSLAGAISEELCSTGTHLTEESINDIIYHLKDQVLFLLDDYGAAGSAPKCIQDLIVKNHMNKVSVVIGVQTNRTAAVRQYASSVLTIAAFPVYSAVFILKNLFSHSISLVEGFFVQLGMSQSLQGILKTPLFTIAVCALWVQYPQKNTHNSAICKAYLHYIKLKHLRQSEKMRCMISFCGDLALDGLFDQRFEFSDKDLEDAGIDAEEAIHLGLLSKFTAQMLKPVYKFFHASFQEYLAGKRLSELLESESQEHVEKGCHYLKTIDTFLKIMVHYKFFLLYACSSSALATQKIINHLFRVAESKGFYDSSSENGKYVPHHPELFVLEELLSVVLPMETAQPMGKDFDILKDHFLEFVVGVAYSGNSVSDCAPRILEYLTGKSLNLTASRAFNQFVREYPESLELLSAIKILISGRKKDQCPDLVKMGKILEPHGKPVVEEEFASAYQLLSSVAEKTRADSDNIENFRGMLHRHLPESIGQTFLTAEGKHKMPLLILNVLHVDGIDEKDCKNLMVLFSVSEQVELTLSNSEGFLESIQPALEIYKGIFRKIEVHCTHLSKREEELIVSMSALQSLHLRFRQVPEHLIQNLDTFSHLKELSIDGPNDSKVFDKIPNGFGSLHRMEKLIIKNVTLVEDSSRLARFVQQFSNLQVFHLSCSICPGLADIITSLANCKKLENISFRGSTHCDLDDLPFVSSLPNFKNLKILDLKSQHFAKHEEAACFARALGSLACLEELNLPSGNGVKSTISTVIEQFQHLRHLRILSATLVLVDSNLHELAKAAKEGHLQAIQILDLAANHDITDSGWRNFFLTLDGMPNLKQLTLGRLYTHSLQPGDSTVRAFVQCVSRLRSLMTIVMFGWLLDTEHFTMFNKMKEQHPQSKCLSIMWKWVLPFAPVIQDGAP